The Manis javanica isolate MJ-LG chromosome 2, MJ_LKY, whole genome shotgun sequence genome contains a region encoding:
- the KIFC2 gene encoding kinesin-like protein KIFC2 isoform X3 translates to MYAFYSLLIYIFYSLFRRDGGAVAAADPGDPAQSTRCKPGGRRRPEQPAAELWTKLTSLVGCPESEDGPGGGAEGRPAGVTLEEALVRLAEFLSVQLGAEESLESPPDLSKSGDVPPLLTVTGQLLALLAWIRNPRGRQAALRVQTPAATGLSSQEESPSFSLMDEAQGQQPLQLEEDQRAWQRLEQLILGQMEELKQQLEVQEEELGRLRLGVGATDSEKRLQCLTLENEALKQSLSLTRDLLLHWGPGPLTRAPQEETEALVVLQGQLQEAQDTTEALQVQLGVQEMQLQGLQGALRQLQQETEQKCRRELQELHGQLAGLRARTASLRQGCGDLRGLVSTLTQSCQGSLSEAQGQVSWALGALSAGRAGTQPPEEQQGPPAGCPGRLLELKGNIRVLCRLKPGTYSSLLSSEPGPGGTVTTCYRGHQRHFRLDWVFPPNASQEEVFRELEPAVLSCLQGYSVCIFTYGQTGTGKTYSMEGPPEDPGIAPRALQSLFREMGTGGQHCVTLSMVEIYNEAVRDLLAPGPPERLAVRQGPGGHGGIQVAGLTSWDVPNLETLYQMLSLGRSNRTTATTAMNQHSSRSHALVTLTLHAAAPPRGPGTAGTLHLVDLAGSERAWKAGAAGPSRGEQEGAQRLREARTINRSLLALGGVMAALRARRPHVPFRDSQLTRLLQPALGPGATAVLLLQVLPTSVAPLQISTRPEDLGETVCSLKFAERVGQVELGPARRRTAPRSGTPSSLSTDTPLTGTSCTPTPSPGGPPSPGPDSGSILAFAPQEDLPL, encoded by the exons ATGTACGCCTTCTACTCGCTGCTCATTTACATCTTCTACAGCCTCTTCCGCAGGGATGGCGGGGCTGTGGCGGCCGCTGACCCTGGGGACCCCGCCCAG AGCACCCGCTGCAAGCCCGGGGGTCGCCGCCGCCCCGAGCAGCCCGCGGCAGAACTGTGGACCAAGCTGACTAGCCTGGTCG GCTGCCCCGAATCTGAGGATGGGCCCGGAGGGGGAGCCGAGGGCCGCCCAGCCGGGGTCACCCTGGAGGAAGCTCTGGTGCGTCTTGCTGAGTTCCTCTCAGTCCAGCTGGGGGCGGAAGAGAGCTTAGAGAGTCCTCCCGACCTGAGCAAG TCTGGTGATGTTCCCCCACTGCTGACCGTGACGGGTCAGCTCTTGGCCCTCTTGGCATGGATTCGGAATCCGAGGGGGAGGCAGGCAGCCTTGAGGGTGCAGACCCCCGCTGCCACTG GACTTTCATCCCAAGAAGAAAGCCCTTCCTTTTCACTGATGGATGAGGCCCAGGGGCAGCAGCCCCTCCAGTTGGAGGAGGACCAGAGGGCttggcagaggctggagcagctCATCCTTGGACAG ATGGAAGAGCTGAAGCAGCAGCTAGAAGtgcaggaggaggagctgggccGACTGCGCCTTGGTGTG GGGGCGACAGACTCAGAAAAGAGGCTTCAGTGTCTAACCTTGGAGAACGAAGCCCTGAAACAGAGCCTGAGCCTCACTCGGGACCTCCTGCTGCACTGGGGCCCTGGCCCCCTCACCAGGGCCCCCCAG gaggagacagaggcactggtgGTGCTCCAGGGCCAGCTTCAGGAGGCTCAGGACACCACAGAAGCCCTTCAAGTCCAG ctgggggtGCAGGAGATGCAGCTCCAGGGTCTTCAGGGGGCCCTCCGGCAGCTCCAGCAGGAGACTGAGCAGAAGTGCAGAAGAGAGCTGCAGGAGCTGCATGGGCAACTGGCAG GACTTCGGGCACGCACGGCCAGCCTGCGTCAGGGTTGTGGAGACCTCCGAGGACTGGTCAGCACCTTAACCCAGAGCTGCCAGGGTTCCCTGAGCGAGGCCCAGGGCCAG GTATCCTGGGCCCTAGGCGCACTGTCTGCGGGAAGGGCTGGGACTCAGCCCCCTGAGGAGCAGCAGGGGCCCCCAGCTGGATGCCCAGGGCGGCTGCTGGAGCTCAAGG GAAATATCCGTGTGTTGTGTCGGCTAAAGCCAGGGACATACTCCAGCCTGCTGAGCTCAGAGCCTGGCCCCGGGGGCACCGTTACCACCTGCTATAGAGGGCACCAGCGTCACTTCCGCTTGGACTGGGTTTTCCCTCCAAACGCCAGCCAGGAGGAG GTCTTCAGGGAGTTGGAGCCTGCTGTGCTGTCCTGCCTCCAAGGCTACAGTGTCTGCATTTTCACCTACGGTCAGACAGGGACCGGGAAGACCTACAGCATGGAG GGCCCACCTGAGGACCCCGGCATAGCTCCTCGGGCACTGCAGTCACTGTTCCGGGAGATGGGGACGGGAGGGCAGCACTGCGTGACCCTCAGCATGGTGGAGATCTACAATGAGGCTGTCAG AGACCTCCTGGCCCCGGGGCCTCCTGAGCGTCTGGCTGTGAGGCAGGGCCCAGGAGGCCATGGGGGGATCCAGGTGGCAGGCCTCACCTCCTGGGATGTGCCCAATCTGGAGACACTGTACCAG ATGCTGAGCCTGGGGAGGAGCAACAGGACCACTGCCACGACAGCCATGAACCAGCACAGCTCCCGCTCTCACGCTCTGGTTACCCTGACGCTGCATGCAGCAGCCCCACCACGGGGCCCAGGCACTGCAG GCACGCTTCACTTGGTGGACCTGGCAGGATCTGAGCGAGCCTGGAAGGCAGGGGCGGCTGGCCCGTCGCGAGGAGAGCAGGAAGGCGCCCAGCGTCTGCGGGAAGCCCGGACCATCAACCGCTCACTGCTGGCACTAGGAGGGGTGATGGCTGCGCTGCGGGCCCGGCGGCCCCACGTGCCTTTCCGCGATTCACAGCTCACACGCCTGTTGCAGCCAGCGCTGGGCCCCGGCGCCACTGCGGTTCTTCTGCTACAG GTCCTGCCCACCAGTGTTGCACCCCTGCAGATCTCCACCAGGCCCGAGGATCTTGGTGAGACCGTGTGCTCCCTCAAGTTTGCCGAGCGAGTGGGTCAAGTGGAGCTGGGCCCAGCCCGGCGCCGCACAGCCCCGCGCTCGGGGACACCCTCCTCCCTCAGCACTGACACACCACTCACAGGGACTTCCTGCACTCCCACGCCATCCCCCGGTGGACCCCCAAGTCCTGGCCCAGACAGTGGCTCCATCTTGGCCTTTGCACCCCAGGAGGACCTGCCACTGTAG
- the KIFC2 gene encoding kinesin-like protein KIFC2 isoform X4 has protein sequence MYAFYSLLIYIFYSLFRRDGGAVAAADPGDPAQSTRCKPGGRRRPEQPAAELWTKLTSLVGCPESEDGPGGGAEGRPAGVTLEEALVRLAEFLSVQLGAEESLESPPDLSKSGDVPPLLTVTGQLLALLAWIRNPRGRQAALRVQTPAATGLSSQEESPSFSLMDEAQGQQPLQLEEDQRAWQRLEQLILGQMEELKQQLEVQEEELGRLRLGVGATDSEKRLQCLTLENEALKQSLSLTRDLLLHWGPGPLTRAPQEETEALVVLQGQLQEAQDTTEALQVQLGVQEMQLQGLQGALRQLQQETEQKCRRELQELHGQLAGLRARTASLRQGCGDLRGLVSTLTQSCQGSLSEAQGQVSWALGALSAGRAGTQPPEEQQGPPAGCPGRLLELKGNIRVLCRLKPGTYSSLLSSEPGPGGTVTTCYRGHQRHFRLDWVFPPNASQEEVFRELEPAVLSCLQGYSVCIFTYGQTGTGKTYSMEGPPEDPGIAPRALQSLFREMGTGGQHCVTLSMVEIYNEAVRDLLAPGPPERLAVRQGPGGHGGIQVAGLTSWDVPNLETLYQMLSLGRSNRTTATTAMNQHSSRSHALVTLTLHAAAPPRGPGTAGTLHLVDLAGSERAWKAGAAGPSRGEQEGAQRLREARTINRSLLALGGVMAALRARRPHVPFRDSQLTRLLQPALGPGATAVLLLQISTRPEDLGETVCSLKFAERVGQVELGPARRRTAPRSGTPSSLSTDTPLTGTSCTPTPSPGGPPSPGPDSGSILAFAPQEDLPL, from the exons ATGTACGCCTTCTACTCGCTGCTCATTTACATCTTCTACAGCCTCTTCCGCAGGGATGGCGGGGCTGTGGCGGCCGCTGACCCTGGGGACCCCGCCCAG AGCACCCGCTGCAAGCCCGGGGGTCGCCGCCGCCCCGAGCAGCCCGCGGCAGAACTGTGGACCAAGCTGACTAGCCTGGTCG GCTGCCCCGAATCTGAGGATGGGCCCGGAGGGGGAGCCGAGGGCCGCCCAGCCGGGGTCACCCTGGAGGAAGCTCTGGTGCGTCTTGCTGAGTTCCTCTCAGTCCAGCTGGGGGCGGAAGAGAGCTTAGAGAGTCCTCCCGACCTGAGCAAG TCTGGTGATGTTCCCCCACTGCTGACCGTGACGGGTCAGCTCTTGGCCCTCTTGGCATGGATTCGGAATCCGAGGGGGAGGCAGGCAGCCTTGAGGGTGCAGACCCCCGCTGCCACTG GACTTTCATCCCAAGAAGAAAGCCCTTCCTTTTCACTGATGGATGAGGCCCAGGGGCAGCAGCCCCTCCAGTTGGAGGAGGACCAGAGGGCttggcagaggctggagcagctCATCCTTGGACAG ATGGAAGAGCTGAAGCAGCAGCTAGAAGtgcaggaggaggagctgggccGACTGCGCCTTGGTGTG GGGGCGACAGACTCAGAAAAGAGGCTTCAGTGTCTAACCTTGGAGAACGAAGCCCTGAAACAGAGCCTGAGCCTCACTCGGGACCTCCTGCTGCACTGGGGCCCTGGCCCCCTCACCAGGGCCCCCCAG gaggagacagaggcactggtgGTGCTCCAGGGCCAGCTTCAGGAGGCTCAGGACACCACAGAAGCCCTTCAAGTCCAG ctgggggtGCAGGAGATGCAGCTCCAGGGTCTTCAGGGGGCCCTCCGGCAGCTCCAGCAGGAGACTGAGCAGAAGTGCAGAAGAGAGCTGCAGGAGCTGCATGGGCAACTGGCAG GACTTCGGGCACGCACGGCCAGCCTGCGTCAGGGTTGTGGAGACCTCCGAGGACTGGTCAGCACCTTAACCCAGAGCTGCCAGGGTTCCCTGAGCGAGGCCCAGGGCCAG GTATCCTGGGCCCTAGGCGCACTGTCTGCGGGAAGGGCTGGGACTCAGCCCCCTGAGGAGCAGCAGGGGCCCCCAGCTGGATGCCCAGGGCGGCTGCTGGAGCTCAAGG GAAATATCCGTGTGTTGTGTCGGCTAAAGCCAGGGACATACTCCAGCCTGCTGAGCTCAGAGCCTGGCCCCGGGGGCACCGTTACCACCTGCTATAGAGGGCACCAGCGTCACTTCCGCTTGGACTGGGTTTTCCCTCCAAACGCCAGCCAGGAGGAG GTCTTCAGGGAGTTGGAGCCTGCTGTGCTGTCCTGCCTCCAAGGCTACAGTGTCTGCATTTTCACCTACGGTCAGACAGGGACCGGGAAGACCTACAGCATGGAG GGCCCACCTGAGGACCCCGGCATAGCTCCTCGGGCACTGCAGTCACTGTTCCGGGAGATGGGGACGGGAGGGCAGCACTGCGTGACCCTCAGCATGGTGGAGATCTACAATGAGGCTGTCAG AGACCTCCTGGCCCCGGGGCCTCCTGAGCGTCTGGCTGTGAGGCAGGGCCCAGGAGGCCATGGGGGGATCCAGGTGGCAGGCCTCACCTCCTGGGATGTGCCCAATCTGGAGACACTGTACCAG ATGCTGAGCCTGGGGAGGAGCAACAGGACCACTGCCACGACAGCCATGAACCAGCACAGCTCCCGCTCTCACGCTCTGGTTACCCTGACGCTGCATGCAGCAGCCCCACCACGGGGCCCAGGCACTGCAG GCACGCTTCACTTGGTGGACCTGGCAGGATCTGAGCGAGCCTGGAAGGCAGGGGCGGCTGGCCCGTCGCGAGGAGAGCAGGAAGGCGCCCAGCGTCTGCGGGAAGCCCGGACCATCAACCGCTCACTGCTGGCACTAGGAGGGGTGATGGCTGCGCTGCGGGCCCGGCGGCCCCACGTGCCTTTCCGCGATTCACAGCTCACACGCCTGTTGCAGCCAGCGCTGGGCCCCGGCGCCACTGCGGTTCTTCTGCTACAG ATCTCCACCAGGCCCGAGGATCTTGGTGAGACCGTGTGCTCCCTCAAGTTTGCCGAGCGAGTGGGTCAAGTGGAGCTGGGCCCAGCCCGGCGCCGCACAGCCCCGCGCTCGGGGACACCCTCCTCCCTCAGCACTGACACACCACTCACAGGGACTTCCTGCACTCCCACGCCATCCCCCGGTGGACCCCCAAGTCCTGGCCCAGACAGTGGCTCCATCTTGGCCTTTGCACCCCAGGAGGACCTGCCACTGTAG
- the KIFC2 gene encoding kinesin-like protein KIFC2 isoform X6 has product MDEAQGQQPLQLEEDQRAWQRLEQLILGQMEELKQQLEVQEEELGRLRLGVGATDSEKRLQCLTLENEALKQSLSLTRDLLLHWGPGPLTRAPQEETEALVVLQGQLQEAQDTTEALQVQLGVQEMQLQGLQGALRQLQQETEQKCRRELQELHGQLAGLRARTASLRQGCGDLRGLVSTLTQSCQGSLSEAQGQVSWALGALSAGRAGTQPPEEQQGPPAGCPGRLLELKGNIRVLCRLKPGTYSSLLSSEPGPGGTVTTCYRGHQRHFRLDWVFPPNASQEEVFRELEPAVLSCLQGYSVCIFTYGQTGTGKTYSMEGPPEDPGIAPRALQSLFREMGTGGQHCVTLSMVEIYNEAVRDLLAPGPPERLAVRQGPGGHGGIQVAGLTSWDVPNLETLYQMLSLGRSNRTTATTAMNQHSSRSHALVTLTLHAAAPPRGPGTAGTLHLVDLAGSERAWKAGAAGPSRGEQEGAQRLREARTINRSLLALGGVMAALRARRPHVPFRDSQLTRLLQPALGPGATAVLLLQVLPTSVAPLQISTRPEDLGETVCSLKFAERVGQVELGPARRRTAPRSGTPSSLSTDTPLTGTSCTPTPSPGGPPSPGPDSGSILAFAPQEDLPL; this is encoded by the exons ATGGATGAGGCCCAGGGGCAGCAGCCCCTCCAGTTGGAGGAGGACCAGAGGGCttggcagaggctggagcagctCATCCTTGGACAG ATGGAAGAGCTGAAGCAGCAGCTAGAAGtgcaggaggaggagctgggccGACTGCGCCTTGGTGTG GGGGCGACAGACTCAGAAAAGAGGCTTCAGTGTCTAACCTTGGAGAACGAAGCCCTGAAACAGAGCCTGAGCCTCACTCGGGACCTCCTGCTGCACTGGGGCCCTGGCCCCCTCACCAGGGCCCCCCAG gaggagacagaggcactggtgGTGCTCCAGGGCCAGCTTCAGGAGGCTCAGGACACCACAGAAGCCCTTCAAGTCCAG ctgggggtGCAGGAGATGCAGCTCCAGGGTCTTCAGGGGGCCCTCCGGCAGCTCCAGCAGGAGACTGAGCAGAAGTGCAGAAGAGAGCTGCAGGAGCTGCATGGGCAACTGGCAG GACTTCGGGCACGCACGGCCAGCCTGCGTCAGGGTTGTGGAGACCTCCGAGGACTGGTCAGCACCTTAACCCAGAGCTGCCAGGGTTCCCTGAGCGAGGCCCAGGGCCAG GTATCCTGGGCCCTAGGCGCACTGTCTGCGGGAAGGGCTGGGACTCAGCCCCCTGAGGAGCAGCAGGGGCCCCCAGCTGGATGCCCAGGGCGGCTGCTGGAGCTCAAGG GAAATATCCGTGTGTTGTGTCGGCTAAAGCCAGGGACATACTCCAGCCTGCTGAGCTCAGAGCCTGGCCCCGGGGGCACCGTTACCACCTGCTATAGAGGGCACCAGCGTCACTTCCGCTTGGACTGGGTTTTCCCTCCAAACGCCAGCCAGGAGGAG GTCTTCAGGGAGTTGGAGCCTGCTGTGCTGTCCTGCCTCCAAGGCTACAGTGTCTGCATTTTCACCTACGGTCAGACAGGGACCGGGAAGACCTACAGCATGGAG GGCCCACCTGAGGACCCCGGCATAGCTCCTCGGGCACTGCAGTCACTGTTCCGGGAGATGGGGACGGGAGGGCAGCACTGCGTGACCCTCAGCATGGTGGAGATCTACAATGAGGCTGTCAG AGACCTCCTGGCCCCGGGGCCTCCTGAGCGTCTGGCTGTGAGGCAGGGCCCAGGAGGCCATGGGGGGATCCAGGTGGCAGGCCTCACCTCCTGGGATGTGCCCAATCTGGAGACACTGTACCAG ATGCTGAGCCTGGGGAGGAGCAACAGGACCACTGCCACGACAGCCATGAACCAGCACAGCTCCCGCTCTCACGCTCTGGTTACCCTGACGCTGCATGCAGCAGCCCCACCACGGGGCCCAGGCACTGCAG GCACGCTTCACTTGGTGGACCTGGCAGGATCTGAGCGAGCCTGGAAGGCAGGGGCGGCTGGCCCGTCGCGAGGAGAGCAGGAAGGCGCCCAGCGTCTGCGGGAAGCCCGGACCATCAACCGCTCACTGCTGGCACTAGGAGGGGTGATGGCTGCGCTGCGGGCCCGGCGGCCCCACGTGCCTTTCCGCGATTCACAGCTCACACGCCTGTTGCAGCCAGCGCTGGGCCCCGGCGCCACTGCGGTTCTTCTGCTACAG GTCCTGCCCACCAGTGTTGCACCCCTGCAGATCTCCACCAGGCCCGAGGATCTTGGTGAGACCGTGTGCTCCCTCAAGTTTGCCGAGCGAGTGGGTCAAGTGGAGCTGGGCCCAGCCCGGCGCCGCACAGCCCCGCGCTCGGGGACACCCTCCTCCCTCAGCACTGACACACCACTCACAGGGACTTCCTGCACTCCCACGCCATCCCCCGGTGGACCCCCAAGTCCTGGCCCAGACAGTGGCTCCATCTTGGCCTTTGCACCCCAGGAGGACCTGCCACTGTAG